One window from the genome of Pseudomonas sp. L5B5 encodes:
- a CDS encoding YggL family protein — translation MATNRSRRLRKKLCVDEFQELGFELNLDFKEDLSDEAIDAFLDAFLKEAMEANGLGYVGGDDFGLVCLSKRGSVSEGQRATVEAWLKARTELTSVEVSPLLDVWYPDNAINPTA, via the coding sequence ATGGCCACTAACCGTTCCCGCCGTCTGCGCAAAAAACTCTGCGTAGATGAATTCCAGGAGCTGGGTTTTGAGCTGAACCTGGATTTCAAAGAAGATCTGTCCGACGAAGCCATTGACGCTTTCCTCGACGCATTCCTCAAAGAAGCGATGGAAGCCAACGGTCTGGGTTACGTGGGCGGTGACGACTTCGGCCTGGTTTGCCTGAGCAAGCGCGGTTCCGTCAGCGAAGGGCAGCGTGCAACCGTTGAAGCCTGGCTCAAGGCTCGCACCGAGCTGACCAGCGTCGAAGTCAGCCCGCTGCTGGACGTGTGGTACCCGGACAACGCGATCAACCCGACCGCGTGA
- a CDS encoding LysR family transcriptional regulator, which translates to MSGRSLRIHSSAIHYFDMVRRCRSIREAARRLNVASSAVNRQVLKIEDEIGAPLFERLPGGLRLTLAGEAFSRHVSLVLHDLERMRLELDALRGLKSGHVEIATVEGATAGLLPVVLKRMRELYPQVTIGVTVQGSQAIPQALVNNQADLGLAFALPRAPEIRQLSVGHFRLGALVSPEHPLADRGSVNFATCAEHGLILAKSELSIHHLLAPLHKRLGLLDKPPLQSNSMELARQMARHGLGVAFQTRVGIEEDLDKGELVHVPLSDQGGIYSDLGLYARTGRDLPGAVEALAHLLDEEIGVRQRVERTASQPML; encoded by the coding sequence ATGAGCGGCAGAAGCCTGCGTATCCATTCCAGTGCAATCCACTACTTCGACATGGTGCGGCGCTGCCGCTCGATCCGTGAAGCGGCCCGGCGATTGAATGTCGCGTCCTCGGCGGTGAACCGCCAGGTGCTCAAGATCGAAGATGAAATCGGTGCACCGTTGTTCGAGCGCTTGCCCGGTGGCTTGCGCCTGACCCTGGCCGGGGAGGCGTTCAGTCGCCATGTCAGCCTGGTGCTGCACGACCTGGAGCGAATGCGCCTGGAGCTCGATGCCCTGCGTGGGCTCAAGAGTGGCCACGTGGAAATCGCCACGGTGGAAGGTGCCACTGCCGGCCTGCTGCCCGTGGTGCTCAAGCGCATGCGCGAGCTCTATCCCCAGGTGACCATCGGTGTCACGGTGCAGGGTTCGCAAGCGATTCCCCAGGCGCTGGTCAACAACCAGGCTGACCTGGGCCTGGCGTTCGCCTTGCCCAGGGCGCCGGAGATCCGGCAACTGAGTGTCGGTCATTTTCGCCTGGGGGCGCTGGTCAGTCCCGAACATCCCCTGGCCGATCGCGGCAGTGTCAACTTCGCCACCTGCGCCGAGCACGGCTTGATCCTGGCCAAGAGCGAGCTGTCGATCCACCACTTGCTGGCGCCCCTGCACAAGCGCCTGGGCCTGCTGGACAAGCCACCGTTGCAGAGCAACTCCATGGAACTGGCCCGGCAGATGGCCCGCCATGGCCTGGGCGTGGCTTTCCAGACCCGGGTCGGGATCGAGGAAGACCTGGACAAGGGAGAGTTGGTGCATGTTCCGTTGAGCGACCAGGGCGGTATCTACAGTGACCTGGGGCTCTACGCCCGCACCGGTCGGGACTTGCCCGGGGCGGTGGAGGCACTGGCGCACTTGCTTGATGAAGAGATCGGTGTTCGCCAGCGCGTCGAGCGCACTGCCTCCCAGCCGATGCTCTGA
- the xdhC gene encoding xanthine dehydrogenase accessory protein XdhC → MYNWISALADLQTRGEPCVLVTIIEELGSTPRNAGSKMVVGASQAFDTIGGGHLEYKAMQIARQMLASGQQATHLERFSLGASLGQCCGGATVLLFEPMGQVQAQIAVFGAGHVGRALVPLLASLPCRVRWIDSREQEFPERIPQGVRKIVSEEPVDEIDDLPPGSYCIVMTHNHQLDLELTAALLKRNDFTYFGLIGSKTKRVKFEHRLRDRGFDAATVQRMRCPMGLGEVKGKLPVEIAISIAGEIIATYNAHFGQPSVTAEPIAQLLPVSRRSQASN, encoded by the coding sequence ATGTACAACTGGATCAGTGCCCTCGCCGACCTGCAGACCCGGGGCGAACCCTGCGTGCTGGTGACCATCATCGAGGAGCTTGGCTCCACGCCGCGCAACGCCGGCTCGAAGATGGTGGTCGGTGCCAGCCAGGCCTTCGACACCATTGGTGGCGGCCACCTGGAATACAAGGCCATGCAGATCGCCCGGCAGATGCTCGCCAGCGGCCAGCAGGCCACGCACCTGGAGCGCTTCAGCCTCGGCGCCAGTCTTGGCCAGTGCTGCGGCGGCGCCACGGTGCTGCTGTTCGAGCCCATGGGCCAGGTGCAGGCGCAAATCGCCGTGTTCGGTGCCGGCCATGTCGGCCGCGCTCTGGTACCGTTGCTCGCCAGCCTGCCCTGCCGGGTGCGCTGGATCGACTCGCGCGAACAGGAGTTCCCCGAACGGATTCCCCAGGGCGTGCGCAAGATCGTCAGCGAGGAGCCGGTGGACGAGATCGACGACCTGCCACCTGGCAGCTACTGCATCGTCATGACCCATAATCATCAACTGGATCTGGAGTTGACCGCCGCCCTGCTCAAGCGCAACGATTTCACCTACTTCGGCTTGATCGGCTCGAAGACCAAACGAGTGAAGTTCGAGCACCGCCTGCGTGATCGCGGTTTCGATGCCGCCACCGTTCAACGCATGCGTTGCCCGATGGGGCTGGGCGAGGTCAAGGGCAAGCTGCCCGTGGAAATCGCCATCTCCATCGCCGGTGAGATCATCGCCACCTACAACGCTCATTTCGGCCAACCCAGCGTTACTGCCGAACCCATTGCCCAGCTGCTGCCGGTCTCGCGCCGCAGCCAAGCGTCGAACTGA
- a CDS encoding SMI1/KNR4 family protein encodes MRELSELGIYYQNCVIERPVPSLDEIAEFQARHGVTLPEDYVKFLRTVNGGAPTLNFFESDDAEFAIEAFHYLALQSDANDCYSIAVASEWPSEELGRQVIAIAGDGSGDQLIIDPSLGPEVRLWRHDDGSQPEILAPRFEALLADLKPDPQDDE; translated from the coding sequence ATGAGAGAGCTATCCGAGCTGGGCATCTACTACCAGAACTGCGTCATCGAACGGCCCGTCCCGAGCCTGGATGAAATCGCCGAATTCCAGGCCAGGCACGGCGTCACGCTGCCCGAGGACTATGTGAAGTTCCTGCGCACCGTCAATGGCGGCGCGCCCACGCTGAACTTCTTTGAAAGCGACGATGCCGAGTTCGCCATCGAGGCCTTTCACTACCTGGCCCTGCAAAGCGATGCAAATGACTGCTACAGCATCGCCGTGGCTTCCGAGTGGCCTTCTGAAGAACTGGGCAGGCAGGTGATCGCCATCGCCGGGGACGGCAGCGGCGACCAGCTCATCATCGATCCGAGCCTGGGCCCCGAGGTGCGCCTGTGGCGACACGACGACGGTAGCCAGCCGGAGATTCTCGCCCCTCGCTTCGAGGCGCTGCTGGCCGACCTCAAGCCCGACCCGCAAGACGACGAGTGA
- a CDS encoding benzoate/H(+) symporter BenE family transporter, which translates to MSDATPARLRPLADTSPSAIVAGFIAMMTGYTSSLVLMFQAGQAAGLSSGQISSWIWALSIGMAICSIGLSLRYRTPITIAWSTPGAALLITSLGGVTYGEAIGAYITCAVLVIVCGLTGSFERLVKKIPASLAAALLAGILFKIGSEIFVAAQHRTALVLGMFFTYLVVKRLSPRYAVLAALLIGTALSGMMGLLDFSGFKLEVATPVWTTPQFSLAATISIGIPLFVVAMTSQNMPGVAVLRADGYNVPASPLITATGLGSLLLAPFGSHGINLAAISAAICTGPHAHEDHGKRYTAAVWCGIFYGIAGTFGATLAALFAALPKELVLSIAALALFGSIINGLTIAMSESKEREAALITFMVTASGLTLFSVGSAFWGIVAGVLTLMILNWRSA; encoded by the coding sequence ATGTCCGATGCCACTCCCGCGCGGTTGCGCCCCCTGGCCGACACTTCACCCTCGGCCATCGTTGCCGGTTTTATCGCCATGATGACTGGCTACACCAGCTCCCTGGTGCTGATGTTCCAGGCCGGCCAGGCCGCCGGCCTGAGCAGCGGCCAGATCTCCTCGTGGATCTGGGCCCTGTCCATCGGCATGGCGATCTGCAGCATCGGCCTGTCCTTGCGCTATCGCACCCCCATCACCATCGCCTGGTCGACCCCGGGTGCCGCGCTGCTGATCACCAGCCTGGGCGGAGTGACCTACGGCGAGGCGATCGGCGCCTACATCACCTGCGCGGTGCTGGTCATCGTCTGCGGGCTTACCGGCAGCTTCGAGCGCCTGGTGAAAAAGATCCCGGCCTCCCTGGCCGCAGCGCTGCTGGCGGGAATCCTGTTCAAGATCGGCAGCGAGATCTTCGTCGCCGCCCAGCATCGCACCGCCCTGGTGCTGGGCATGTTCTTCACCTACCTGGTGGTCAAGCGCCTGTCACCCCGTTATGCGGTCCTGGCGGCCCTGCTGATTGGCACCGCCCTCTCGGGAATGATGGGCCTGCTGGACTTCAGCGGCTTCAAGCTGGAAGTGGCGACACCGGTCTGGACCACTCCGCAGTTTTCCCTGGCAGCCACCATCAGCATTGGCATCCCGCTGTTCGTGGTCGCCATGACCTCGCAAAACATGCCCGGGGTCGCCGTGCTGCGGGCCGATGGCTACAACGTGCCCGCCTCGCCGCTGATCACCGCCACCGGGCTGGGCTCGTTGCTGCTGGCGCCCTTCGGTTCCCACGGCATCAACCTGGCGGCCATCAGCGCAGCGATCTGCACCGGTCCCCATGCCCATGAGGACCACGGCAAGCGCTACACCGCGGCCGTATGGTGCGGGATTTTCTACGGCATCGCCGGGACCTTCGGAGCCACCCTCGCCGCGCTGTTCGCCGCCCTGCCCAAGGAACTGGTGCTGTCCATCGCGGCGCTGGCGCTGTTCGGCTCGATCATCAATGGCCTGACCATTGCCATGAGCGAGAGCAAGGAGCGCGAGGCCGCGCTGATCACCTTCATGGTCACCGCATCCGGGTTGACCCTGTTCTCGGTGGGCTCGGCATTCTGGGGCATTGTCGCCGGCGTGCTGACCCTGATGATCCTCAACTGGCGCAGCGCCTGA
- a CDS encoding GntR family transcriptional regulator — MNEQLQPLKKQPRAGKAGRSGTQDDIVYAHIFEAILEQRLAPGTKLSEEALGEIFGVSRTIIRRALSRLAHEGVVLLRPNRGAVVASPSVEEARQVFLARRLVERAITELAVQHASAEQLLELRQMVNEERDSFSRGDRGAGIRLSGEFHLKLAEAARNAPLISFQRSLVSQTSLIIAQYESGNRSHCSYDEHTQLIDAIEARDAELAVNLMMHHMDHIDSKLNLDEESASDDLHAVFSHLLQTRKPGRSSAKL, encoded by the coding sequence ATGAACGAACAGTTGCAACCCCTGAAGAAACAACCGCGAGCCGGCAAGGCCGGTCGCAGCGGAACCCAGGACGATATCGTCTACGCGCATATCTTCGAGGCCATTCTCGAGCAGCGCCTGGCGCCCGGCACCAAGTTGAGCGAAGAGGCTCTGGGGGAGATTTTCGGGGTCAGCCGTACCATCATCCGTCGTGCCCTGTCGCGCCTGGCTCATGAAGGCGTGGTCCTGCTGCGTCCCAACCGGGGCGCGGTGGTGGCCAGCCCGAGTGTCGAGGAGGCGCGCCAGGTATTCCTCGCCCGACGTCTGGTGGAGCGGGCCATCACCGAGCTGGCGGTGCAGCACGCATCGGCGGAGCAGTTGCTGGAGTTGCGGCAGATGGTCAACGAAGAGCGCGACAGCTTTTCCCGTGGAGACCGTGGCGCCGGCATCCGCCTCTCCGGGGAATTCCACCTGAAGCTGGCGGAGGCGGCCAGGAATGCTCCGCTGATCAGCTTCCAGCGCAGCCTGGTGTCCCAGACTTCGCTGATCATTGCCCAGTACGAAAGCGGCAACCGTTCCCATTGCTCCTACGACGAGCACACCCAGCTGATCGATGCCATCGAGGCTCGGGACGCCGAGCTGGCGGTGAACCTGATGATGCATCACATGGATCACATCGACAGCAAGCTCAATCTCGACGAGGAAAGTGCCTCGGACGACCTGCACGCCGTGTTCTCGCACCTGCTGCAGACCAGGAAGCCGGGCCGCTCGAGCGCCAAGTTGTAA
- the xdhB gene encoding xanthine dehydrogenase molybdopterin binding subunit, which yields MSNQHKVEKTQDELTALFRQDLTTGVGRSVKHDSADKHVCGEAVYIDDRLEFPNQLHVYARLSDRAHARVISIDTAPCYAFDGVRIVITHEDIPGLKDIGPLMPGDPLLAIDTVQFVGQPVLAVAARDLDTARQAAMAALIEYEDLEPVLDVVEALRKRHFVLDSHTHQRGDSAGALASAKHRIQGTLHIGGQEHFYLETQISSVMPTEDGGMIVYCSTQNPTEVQKLVAEVLDVSMNKIVVDMRRMGGGFGGKETQAASPACLCAVIARLTGQPTKMRLPRVEDMLMTGKRHPFYIEYDVGFDDNGRLHGIQLELAGNCGCSPDLSASIVDRAMFHADNSYYLGDATVNGHRCKTNTASNTAYRGFGGPQGMVAIEEVMDAIARHLHLDPLAVRKANYYGKTERNVTHYYQTVEHNMLEEMTAELEASSQYAERREAIRRYNANSPILKKGLALTPVKFGISFTASFLNQAGALIHIYTDGSIHLNHGGTEMGQGLNTKVAQVVAEVFQVDIDRVQITATNTDKVPNTSPTAASSGADLNGKAAQNAAQTIKDRLVEFAARKYQVSEEDVEFHNGHVRVREHILTFEELIQQAYFAQVSLSSTGFYKTPKIYYDRAQARGRPFYYFAFGAACAEVIVDTLTGEYKMLRTDILHDVGASLNPAIDIGQVEGGYIQGMGWLTTEELVWNAKGKLVTNGPASYKIPAVADMPADLRVKLVENRKNPEDTVFHSKAVGEPPFMLGIAAWCAIKDAVASLGDYRHQPQIDAPATPERVLWGCEQMRQLKAAKAVESEPELAPL from the coding sequence ATGTCTAACCAGCACAAGGTCGAGAAGACCCAGGACGAACTCACGGCCCTGTTTCGCCAGGACCTGACCACCGGCGTCGGCCGCAGCGTCAAGCACGACAGCGCCGACAAGCACGTCTGCGGCGAGGCGGTGTACATCGACGACCGACTGGAGTTTCCCAATCAGTTGCATGTCTATGCCCGCCTCTCGGATCGTGCCCACGCCCGGGTCATCAGCATCGATACCGCCCCCTGCTACGCCTTCGATGGCGTGCGCATCGTCATTACCCATGAGGACATTCCCGGCCTCAAGGACATCGGCCCGCTGATGCCCGGCGACCCGTTGCTGGCCATCGACACCGTGCAGTTCGTGGGCCAACCGGTGCTGGCAGTGGCGGCCCGTGACCTGGATACCGCACGCCAGGCCGCCATGGCCGCGCTCATCGAGTACGAGGACCTGGAGCCGGTGCTGGACGTGGTCGAGGCCCTGCGCAAACGCCACTTCGTGCTGGACAGCCACACCCACCAGCGCGGCGATTCGGCCGGCGCCCTGGCCAGCGCCAAGCACCGCATCCAGGGCACCCTGCACATCGGCGGCCAGGAACACTTCTACCTGGAAACCCAGATCTCCTCGGTGATGCCCACCGAGGACGGCGGCATGATCGTCTACTGCTCGACCCAGAACCCCACCGAAGTGCAGAAGCTGGTGGCCGAAGTGCTGGACGTGTCGATGAACAAGATCGTGGTGGACATGCGCCGCATGGGCGGAGGCTTCGGCGGCAAGGAAACCCAGGCCGCCAGCCCGGCCTGCCTGTGCGCGGTCATCGCCCGCCTGACCGGACAACCGACCAAGATGCGCCTGCCCCGGGTCGAGGACATGCTGATGACCGGCAAGCGCCACCCCTTCTACATCGAGTACGACGTGGGCTTCGACGACAACGGCCGGTTGCACGGCATCCAGCTGGAGCTGGCCGGCAACTGCGGCTGCTCGCCGGATCTGTCGGCCTCCATCGTCGACCGGGCGATGTTCCACGCCGACAACTCGTACTACCTGGGCGACGCCACGGTCAACGGCCACCGCTGCAAGACCAACACCGCCTCCAATACCGCCTATCGCGGCTTCGGCGGCCCCCAGGGCATGGTCGCCATCGAGGAGGTGATGGACGCCATCGCCCGCCACCTGCACCTGGACCCGCTGGCGGTACGCAAGGCCAACTACTACGGCAAGACCGAACGCAACGTCACCCACTACTACCAGACCGTCGAGCACAACATGCTCGAGGAGATGACCGCCGAGCTCGAAGCCAGCAGCCAGTATGCCGAGCGCCGTGAAGCGATCCGCCGGTATAACGCCAACAGTCCGATCCTGAAGAAGGGCCTGGCCCTGACCCCGGTGAAATTCGGCATCTCCTTCACCGCCAGCTTCCTCAACCAGGCAGGTGCCCTGATCCACATCTACACCGACGGCAGCATCCACCTGAACCACGGCGGCACCGAGATGGGCCAGGGCTTGAACACCAAGGTGGCCCAGGTGGTAGCCGAGGTGTTCCAGGTCGACATCGACCGGGTGCAGATCACCGCCACCAACACCGACAAGGTGCCCAACACCTCGCCGACCGCCGCCTCCAGCGGCGCCGACCTCAACGGCAAGGCGGCGCAGAACGCGGCGCAGACCATCAAGGATCGCCTGGTGGAATTCGCCGCGCGCAAGTACCAGGTCAGCGAGGAAGACGTGGAGTTCCACAACGGCCATGTACGGGTCCGCGAGCACATCCTGACCTTCGAGGAGCTGATCCAGCAGGCGTATTTCGCCCAGGTGTCGCTGTCCAGCACCGGCTTCTACAAGACCCCGAAGATCTACTACGACCGCGCCCAGGCCCGCGGCCGGCCGTTCTACTACTTCGCCTTCGGTGCGGCCTGCGCCGAGGTGATCGTCGATACCCTGACCGGCGAGTACAAGATGCTGCGCACCGACATCCTGCATGACGTCGGCGCCTCGCTGAACCCGGCCATCGACATCGGCCAGGTCGAGGGCGGCTACATCCAGGGCATGGGCTGGCTGACCACCGAGGAGCTGGTGTGGAACGCCAAGGGCAAACTGGTGACCAACGGCCCGGCCAGCTACAAGATCCCGGCCGTGGCCGACATGCCGGCAGACCTTAGGGTCAAGCTGGTGGAGAACCGCAAGAACCCGGAAGACACGGTGTTCCATTCCAAGGCCGTGGGCGAACCGCCGTTCATGCTCGGCATCGCCGCGTGGTGCGCGATCAAGGACGCGGTGGCCAGCCTCGGTGATTACCGTCACCAGCCGCAGATCGATGCCCCGGCAACGCCGGAGCGAGTGTTGTGGGGCTGCGAGCAGATGCGCCAGCTGAAGGCGGCGAAGGCCGTGGAGAGCGAACCCGAGCTGGCTCCGCTCTAG
- the xdhA gene encoding xanthine dehydrogenase small subunit → MIQFLLNQELRSEHALDPNLTVLDYLREHLGKPGTKEGCASGDCGACTVVVGELQVDARGGESIRYRSLNSCLTFVSSLHGKQLISIEGLKHQGQLHSVQQAMVDCHGSQCGFCTPGFVMSLFALQKNSSQPDSHKAHEALAGNLCRCTGYRPILAAAEQACCGNRNDQFDARQAETISRLKAIAPMDTGELNSGDKRCLVPLTVADLADLYDAYPQARLLAGGTDLALEVTQFHRTLPVMIYVGNIIEMKRVEHFDDRLEIGAATALTDCYDALRGEYPDFGELLQRFASLQIRNQGTLGGNIGNASPIGDSPPLLIALGAQIVLCKGEVRRTLALEDYFIDYRVTARQDSEFIEKIIVPRASAERLFRAYKVSKRLDDDISAVCAAFNLQIANGVVQQARIAFGGMAAIPKRAKNCEAALVDAPWNQATVERACTALAQDFTPLSDFRASKEYRLLSAQNLLRKYFIELHAPHIETRVTAHV, encoded by the coding sequence GTGATCCAGTTTCTACTCAACCAGGAGCTCCGCAGCGAGCACGCCCTGGACCCGAACCTGACCGTGCTCGACTACCTGCGCGAACACTTGGGCAAACCCGGCACCAAGGAAGGCTGTGCCAGCGGTGACTGCGGCGCCTGCACCGTGGTGGTCGGCGAGCTGCAGGTGGATGCCCGGGGCGGCGAATCCATTCGCTATCGCAGCCTCAATTCCTGCCTGACCTTCGTCTCCTCCCTGCACGGCAAGCAACTGATCAGCATCGAGGGCCTCAAGCACCAGGGCCAGTTGCACAGCGTGCAACAGGCCATGGTCGACTGCCACGGTTCCCAGTGCGGCTTCTGCACCCCGGGTTTCGTCATGTCGCTGTTTGCCCTGCAAAAGAACAGCAGCCAGCCCGACAGCCACAAGGCCCACGAAGCCCTGGCCGGCAATCTGTGCCGCTGCACCGGCTACCGGCCGATTCTCGCCGCCGCCGAACAGGCCTGCTGCGGCAACCGCAACGACCAGTTCGATGCACGCCAGGCCGAGACCATCAGCCGCCTCAAGGCCATCGCCCCCATGGACACCGGCGAACTCAACAGCGGTGACAAACGCTGCCTGGTGCCGCTGACGGTGGCCGACCTGGCCGATCTCTACGATGCCTACCCCCAGGCCCGGCTGCTGGCCGGCGGCACCGACCTGGCCCTGGAAGTGACACAGTTCCACCGAACCCTGCCGGTGATGATCTACGTCGGCAACATCATCGAGATGAAGCGTGTCGAGCACTTCGACGACCGCCTGGAAATCGGCGCGGCCACGGCCCTCACCGATTGCTACGACGCCTTGCGCGGCGAGTACCCGGACTTCGGCGAATTGCTCCAGCGCTTCGCCTCGCTGCAGATCCGCAACCAGGGGACCCTGGGCGGCAACATCGGCAACGCCTCGCCCATCGGCGACTCGCCGCCGCTGCTGATCGCCCTGGGCGCGCAGATCGTCCTGTGCAAGGGCGAAGTACGCCGGACCCTGGCCCTGGAAGACTATTTCATCGACTACCGGGTCACTGCCCGCCAGGACAGCGAGTTCATCGAGAAGATCATCGTGCCCCGGGCCAGCGCCGAACGACTGTTCCGTGCCTACAAGGTCTCCAAGCGCCTGGACGACGACATCTCCGCGGTCTGCGCGGCCTTCAATCTGCAGATTGCCAACGGCGTGGTCCAGCAGGCGCGCATTGCCTTCGGCGGCATGGCGGCGATCCCCAAGCGGGCCAAAAATTGCGAAGCCGCGCTGGTGGATGCGCCCTGGAACCAGGCCACCGTCGAGCGAGCCTGCACCGCCCTCGCCCAGGACTTCACCCCGCTCTCGGATTTTCGCGCGAGCAAGGAATACCGCCTGCTGAGCGCCCAGAACCTGCTGCGCAAATACTTCATCGAACTGCATGCACCGCACATCGAAACCCGGGTGACCGCTCATGTCTAA
- the guaD gene encoding guanine deaminase, with translation MSLTRKAYRAAILHSIADPAQVGIEASYEYFEDGLLVVENGRISALGHAGELLPSLPADVPVNHYPDALITPGFIDTHIHLPQTGMVGAYGEQLLDWLNTYTFPCESQFADQAHADEVADIFIKELLRNGTTTALVFGSVHPQSVNAFFAAAQKLDLRMIAGKVMMDRNAPDYLTDTAESSYQDSKALIERWHGKGRLHYAVTPRFAPTSTEQQLTLAGQLLKEYPDLYMQTHISENLQEIEWVKELFPERKGYLDVYDHYQLLGERSVFAHGVHLCDDECARLAETGSAVAFCPTSNFFLGSGLFNLPMAEKHQLNVGLGTDIGAGTSFSLLNTLNEAYKVMQLQGARLSPFKSLYLATLGGARALRLEERIGTLHPGSDADFLVLDYNATPLLSYRLKQANNIAETLFVLMTLGDDRTVLQTYAAGQQVHQR, from the coding sequence ATGTCCCTGACTCGCAAAGCCTACCGCGCCGCCATCCTGCACAGCATCGCCGACCCGGCGCAGGTTGGCATCGAAGCCTCCTATGAGTACTTCGAAGACGGCCTGCTGGTGGTCGAGAATGGCCGGATCAGTGCCCTCGGCCATGCCGGCGAACTGCTCCCGAGCCTGCCCGCCGACGTACCGGTCAACCATTACCCCGATGCCCTGATCACCCCGGGCTTCATCGACACCCATATCCACCTGCCCCAGACCGGCATGGTCGGCGCCTACGGCGAACAGTTGCTCGATTGGCTGAACACCTACACCTTCCCCTGCGAGAGCCAGTTCGCCGATCAGGCCCACGCCGACGAAGTGGCAGACATCTTCATCAAGGAGTTGCTGCGCAACGGCACCACCACTGCCCTGGTATTCGGCAGCGTCCACCCGCAGTCGGTCAACGCCTTCTTCGCCGCCGCGCAGAAGCTCGACCTGCGGATGATCGCCGGCAAGGTGATGATGGACCGCAACGCCCCGGACTACCTGACCGACACCGCCGAATCCAGCTACCAGGACAGCAAGGCGCTGATCGAGCGCTGGCACGGCAAGGGCCGCCTGCACTACGCAGTGACCCCGCGCTTCGCCCCCACCAGTACCGAGCAGCAGCTGACCCTGGCCGGCCAACTGCTCAAGGAATATCCCGACCTTTACATGCAGACCCACATCAGTGAAAACCTGCAGGAGATCGAGTGGGTCAAGGAGCTGTTCCCGGAGCGCAAGGGCTACCTGGACGTCTATGACCACTATCAGTTGCTGGGCGAGCGCTCGGTGTTCGCCCATGGCGTGCACCTGTGCGACGACGAGTGCGCGCGCCTGGCCGAAACCGGCTCGGCCGTGGCCTTCTGCCCGACCTCGAACTTCTTCCTCGGCAGCGGCCTGTTCAACCTGCCGATGGCCGAAAAGCACCAGCTCAACGTTGGCCTGGGCACCGATATCGGCGCCGGCACCAGCTTCTCGCTGCTCAACACGCTCAACGAAGCCTACAAGGTCATGCAGTTGCAAGGCGCACGCCTGAGCCCGTTCAAGTCCCTGTACCTGGCCACCCTCGGCGGCGCCCGGGCCCTGCGCCTGGAAGAACGGATCGGTACCCTGCACCCTGGTAGCGATGCCGACTTCCTGGTACTGGACTACAACGCCACCCCGCTGCTGAGCTACCGCCTCAAGCAGGCCAACAACATCGCCGAAACCCTGTTCGTGCTGATGACCCTGGGCGACGACCGCACCGTCCTGCAGACCTACGCCGCCGGCCAGCAAGTGCACCAGCGCTGA
- a CDS encoding GntR family transcriptional regulator, whose product MTFKAPDSLAEQIAHHLAERIIRGDLKPGERIQEQKVTLALNVSRGSVREALLILERRHLIAILPRRGAHVTELTEHKVRSLCTLMSEMYILLGNSVASGWEQQSDMGPFLQIRQRLESAYERQDIRAFVEDSFSVMRAAYPFANNPYLQETVENLHPAMSRAYYLALDQRKASMSEYLALFEQLLAAVLARDLAQIRRVLTAYGQRSSDLVVSALADA is encoded by the coding sequence ATGACGTTCAAGGCGCCGGACAGCCTCGCCGAGCAAATTGCTCACCACCTCGCCGAACGCATCATTCGCGGGGATCTCAAGCCTGGGGAGCGCATTCAGGAACAGAAGGTCACCTTGGCCCTCAATGTCAGTCGCGGGTCGGTTCGCGAAGCCTTGCTGATCCTCGAACGCCGCCACCTGATCGCCATCCTGCCGCGCCGCGGCGCCCATGTGACCGAACTCACCGAGCACAAGGTCCGCAGCCTTTGCACCCTGATGAGCGAAATGTACATCCTGCTCGGCAACTCGGTGGCCAGCGGCTGGGAGCAGCAGAGCGACATGGGGCCGTTCCTGCAGATCCGCCAACGCCTGGAAAGCGCCTACGAGCGCCAGGATATCCGCGCCTTTGTCGAAGACAGCTTCAGCGTCATGCGCGCGGCCTATCCGTTCGCCAACAACCCGTACCTGCAGGAGACCGTCGAGAACCTGCACCCGGCCATGAGTCGTGCCTATTACCTGGCGCTGGACCAGCGCAAGGCATCCATGAGCGAATACCTGGCGCTGTTCGAGCAATTGCTGGCGGCCGTGCTGGCCCGTGACCTGGCGCAGATTCGTCGGGTGCTGACGGCCTACGGCCAGCGCAGCAGCGATCTGGTGGTGTCTGCCCTGGCGGATGCGTAA